A genomic region of Anopheles coustani chromosome 3, idAnoCousDA_361_x.2, whole genome shotgun sequence contains the following coding sequences:
- the LOC131259330 gene encoding large ribosomal subunit protein bL35m — protein sequence MFRSIATTALRQAIQSRASVCRLSAACPGVVSLPARSFTSLLRSNDVPVRFSVAGSNISFIKPLVSPYLLDCMQTIPTLQSQPSRTVIKFSMRKGKRKTVKAVVKRFKRLDWGGWIRTLSGRNKKLWRKRSNRKRRLRQHVLVNANQATLLDKMVTKYWKRPRHYIDDPYAPYHTREEFVHTRRKPLR from the exons ATGTTCCGAAGCATAGCAACTACGG CACTTCGTCAAGCAATACAAAGTCGTGCCAGTGTATGTCGTCTTTCAGCAGCCTGTCCAGGGGTCGTTTCATTGCCTGCTCGGAGTTTTACAAGCCTCCTTCGAAGCAACGATGTTCCTGTACGCTTCTCCGTTGCCGGTAGCAACATCAGCTTCATTAAACCACTGGTTTCACCATATTTGCTTGACTGTATGCAAACAATCCCTACGCTTCAGAGCCAACCCAGCCGAACAGTGATCAAGTTTTCCATGCGAAAAGGCAAGAGAAAGACGGTGAAAGCAGTCGTTAAGCGGTTCAAGCGACTTGACTGGGGAGGCTGGATCCGAACACTTTCCGGGCGCAACAAAAAGCTTTGGCGTAAACGCTCGAACCGCAAGCGCCGGCTACGGCAGCATGTACTGGTTAATGCCAACCAGGCCACCTTGCTCGATAAGATGGTGACGAAGTACTGGAAGCGCCCGAGGCATTACATTGATGATCCTTACGCACCGTATCATACCAGAGAAGAGTTTGTGCACACTAGAAGGAAACCACTGCGTTGA
- the LOC131259331 gene encoding uncharacterized protein LOC131259331, translated as MAQGKLKVKSKPPQNKKKPQKKGSAFSKRKNAPIQSKKHKFLEDHKLKQVITKTVNKKNEDDLRKVAYEGQTKLSQAQLAVQEHHRKQAQNSSASEAGSSKA; from the exons ATGGCTCAAGGAAAGTTAAAGGTTAAATCGAAACCACCACAAAATAAGAAGAAACCCCAGAAAAAGGGTTCGGCATTCAGCAAACGGAAGA ATGCGCCGATCCAGTCGAAGAAACACAAATTTTTGGAAGATCATAAACTGAAACAGGTCATCACAAAGACGGTTAACAAAAAGAATGAAGATGACCTACGCAAAGTAGCGTACGAAGGACAAACCAAGCTAAGTCAAGCTCAGCTAGCGGTTCAAGAGCATCACCGAAAACAGGCACAAAATAGCTCTGCATCGGAAGCAGGATCATCGAAAGCGTAA
- the LOC131259327 gene encoding quinone oxidoreductase-like protein 2 → MLSHKTISTVGKLAEHWCGRKGTAVWIIRSAHRAAVFRDPGKPIALEAVKKVEKLKSDEVRVKVHYCSLNSTDVKILSGKHKELNIPLPFIPGHEFSGEIVEIGKENPHFFNCGDRVVVMNDLQDPNGGLISEAIVKNRDVWTVPQSVPLKEMAVLPYGHGTALLTFALHCHLKENDLIIITAGPAGMGLAAIDLAVSVYKAKVIAICDTESSSDLVRAKGAHISISIRKNNFKKLYKDVQAAMGDKKAKVVYDAVGKGLLHLLVDFVNPETGQLISVDPFYNAEKFLTEVPEFDRPKRKEKENKPEAVDVRENMLKNVRHFDLYENPDVDTYRQMITDTIEMRSEGMITGHISKMFPMAKIQEAIEFIQQKQCTGKVLIDVQCMDEDGCAEDKEKKAKSKSADGESKKKSKD, encoded by the exons ATGTTGTCACATAAAACGATAAGCACCGTGGGTAAACTAGCGGAACATTGGTGTGGCCGAAAAGGTACAGCGGTATGGATAATCCGGTCTGCACATCGTGCCGCAGTGTTCCGGGACCCCGGTAAACCTATAGCGCTCGAAGCGGTgaagaaagttgaaaagctAAAGAGCGATGAG GTTCGGGTGAAGGTGCACTATTGTAGTTTAAATTCAACGGATGTGAAAATTCTCTCTGGGAAACACAAGGAACTTAACATTCCGCTGCCGTTCATACCGGGGCATGAGTTTTCCGGGGAAATCGTAGAAATCGGCAAGGAAAATCCACACTTTTTTAACTGCGGCGACCGGGTTGTTGTGATGAACGACCTGCAAGATCCCAACGGAGGATTAATATCGGAAGCGATAGTAAAAAACCGTGACGTCTGGACGGTACCACAGTCGGTTCCGCTGAAAGAAATGGCGGTTCTTCCGTACGGTCACGGCACGGCACTGTTAACGTTCGCGTTGCATTGCCATCTGAAGGAGAACGATCTGATTATCATCACTGCGGGCCCTGCCGGCATGGGACTGGCAGCGATCGATTTAGCCGTTAGTGTCTACAAGGCAAAAGTGATTGCCATTTGCGACACGGAGAGCAGCTCCGATTTGGTTCGCGCAAAAGGTGCGCATATATCGATCAGCATACGAAAGAATAATTTCAAAAAGCTTTATAAAGACGTTCAAGCTGCAATGGGCGACAAGAAAGCCAAGGTGGTGTACGATGCGGTTGGCAAGGGATTGCTCCATTTGCTAGTTGATTT TGTCAACCCCGAGACTGGTCAGCTAATCTCCGTCGATCCTTTTTATAATGCTGAAAAATTCCTCACCGAAGTACCAGAGTTTGATCGACCAAAGcggaaagagaaggaaaacaaaccggaAGCGGTAGACGTTAGGGAGAACATGCTGAAAAATGTACGACATTTCGATCTCTACGAAAACCCGGACGTTGACACGTACCGGCAAATGATAACGGACACGATCGAAATGCGCTCAGAGGGCATGATAACTGGGCATATAAGTAAAATGTTTCCTATGGCCAAAATACAGGAGGCTATCGAATTCATCCAGCAAAAGCAATGTACCGGAAAGGTGTTGATCGATGTTCAGTGCATGGACGAGGATGGGTGTGCGGAggacaaagagaaaaaagcaaaaagcaaATCGGCTGATGGTGaatcgaaaaagaaatcgaaagacTGA
- the LOC131259325 gene encoding odorant receptor 56a isoform X1, translated as MELKEEWILADEVFENPLLRSNLLGLKYYGLLLHDTQSFKKMHCFRGAVFTLSMVLFNFTQYIDLGQVWGSVSDMTANAATTLLFTTTIFRIIFFYVHRTRFNNIIRLANEGIKRIVKDAWVDEQKILISNVRYLKRLSVVFWSCALITANTMCVFSLVQYFMYERSPDDRSEEEKGGCVGAVMNCSTTQQYFAKILRSWYPTSPGNDHFVEIYLIQLYIMYVGQLIVPSWHMFIVTLMIYGRIECNVLNHRVRSLARYHKVHEAEGIPTKSGSFDPVDNPERRALIIDCVKRQSKLVAFTRELEQLTRAAVFLDFVVFSVLLCALLLEASITTSVVQMFIDICYITTMTTILFLYYWHANEINVCVGTKWGKKHTKMVNRDVHFQANQLSMSAYTSDWYRYDRTTNQMLQLFIMYSNRPLKMHAFFITMSLDTFLAILRASYSYFTILKQLTD; from the exons ATGGAGCTCAAGGAAGAGTGGATTTTGGCGGATGAAGTTTTCGAAAACCCGCTCCTAAGGTCGAACCTTTTAGGGCTAAAATACTACGGTTTGTTACTGCATGATACACAGTCCTTTAAAAAGATGCACTGCTTCCGTGGCGCAGTGTTCACGCTATCGATGGTTTTGTTCAACTTTACACAGTACATCGATTTGGGACAGGTTTGGGGTTCCGTTTCGGATATGACGGCAAATGCGGCCACGACGTTGCTGTTCACGACCACCATTTTCCGTATCATCTTCTTTTATGTACATCGAACAA GATTCAACAACATTATTCGTTTGGCCAATGAAGGAATTAAACGGATTGTAAAGGACGCTTGGGTGGACGAGCAGAAAATACTGATCAGCAATGTACGGTATCTGAAACGGCTGTCTGTTGTGTTCTGGAGTTGCGCCTTGATTACCGCCAATacgatgtgtgttttttcattGGTCCAATATTTCATGTATGAACGGTCACCAGATGATCGTTCGGAGGAAGAAAAGGGTGGCTGTGTGGGAGCGGTCATGAATTGTTCCACCACCCAACAGTATTTCGCAAAGATTCTCAGATCCTGGTATCCTACATCGCCGGGGAATGACCATTTCGTCGAGATCTATCTGATCCAGCTGTACATCATGTACGTGGGTCAATTGATCGTACCCTCGTGGCACATGTTCATAGTTACTCTTATGATCTACGGACGCATCGAGTGCAATGTCCTGAACCATCGTGTACGTTCTCTCGCTCGTTACCATAAGGTGCATGAAGCGGAGGGAATCCCAACGAAATCCGGCTCATTCGATCCGGTGGACAATCCCGAACGTCGCGCGCTGATAATCGATTGCGTGAAGCGCCAGTCGAAGCTGGTAGCGTTTACCAGAGAATTAGAGCAGCTGACCAGGGCGGCCGTTTTTCTTGACTTTGTCGTGTTCTCGGTACTCCTCTGTGCTCTGCTACTCGAAGCATCGATAACCACTTCCGTGGTGCAGATGTTTATCGACATTTGTTACATCACGACCATGACCACGATCCTGTTCCTCTACTATTGGCACGCGAATGAGATTAACGTTTGTGTGGGTACAAAATGGGGTAAGAAACATACGAAAATGGTAAATCGGGATGTGCATTTTCAGGCCAATCAACTATCGATGTCGGCGTACACCAGCGACTGGTATCGGTACGATCGTACGACCAACCAAATGCTTCAGCTCTTTATCATGTACAGCAATCGACCGTTGAAAATGCACGCATTCTTCATCACGATGTCTTTGGATACGTTTTTGGCG ATATTACGTGCATCATACAGCTACTTTACGATCCTTAAACAATTGACCGATTAA
- the LOC131259328 gene encoding fumarylacetoacetate hydrolase domain-containing protein 2-like, with amino-acid sequence MTIVSLALRNASSSRLSSAITSAISGQGSSWINNPSKRFFSKSTPKAMRFVQYRTVAGGNKQLLGVLSEDGTKVSDISERYGGDLVSFIRSEASLEEVKTLAAKATPVAVDDVELLAPVTNPQKILCVGLNYSGHCEEQNKPIPKEPMFFSKYATTIVGPYDNVIAHKISDQIDWEVELAVIIGRKAKSVSKANAMDFVFGYTVAQDISARDWQKLRNGGQFLIGKSMDTFCPLGPAVVHKSLVKDPHQLSIKCSVNGVEKQNGSTSELIFRIDDILERVTQSITLLPGDVILTGTPAGVGMHRKPAEFLKPGDVIDSEIEGLGMIKNKVVADS; translated from the exons ATGACGATTGTTAGTCTTGCGCTAAGAAACGCCAGCAGTTCACGACTGTCAAGCGCCATTACCAGTGCAATCAGTGGCCAGGGTTCCAGCTGGATTAACAACCCCTCAAAGAG ATTTTTCTCCAAATCAACCCCTAAAGCGATGCGTTTCGTTCAGTATCGTACGGTAGCCGGAGGCAATAAGCAGTTGCTAGGAGTGTTGTCAGAGGATGGCACGAAGGTTTCCGATATTTCCGAACGATATGGAGGTGACCTGGTAAGCTTCATACGGTCGGAAGCATCTTTGGAGGAAGTGAAGACACTTGCTGCGAAAGCGACTCCTGTTGCGGTCGATGATGTCGAGCTGTTGGCCCCGGTAACCAACCCGCAAAAGATTCTCTGCGTTGGACTCAACTACAGCGGGCATTGCGAGGAACAGAACAAACCGATTCCTAAGGAGCCGATGTTCTTCAGCAAGTACGCGACGACCATCGTTGGGCCGTACGATAATGTTATCGCACATAAAATAAGTGat CAAATCGATTGGGAAGTAGAGCTGGCGGTTATCATCGGCAGGAAGGCCAAGAGCGTCAGCAAGGCGAACGCAATGGATTTCGTCTTCGGATACACCGTCGCCCAGGACATTTCCGCCCGTGACTGGCAAAAGCTTCGCAACGGGGGCCAATTTTTGATCGGCAAGTCGATGGACACTTTCTGCCCGCTGGGACCAGCTGTGGTGCACAAATCGCTCGTAAAGGACCCGCACCAGCTGTCGATTAAGTGCAGCGTTAATGGTgtggaaaagcaaaacggaaGCACGAGTGAATTGATTTTCCGTATCGATGATATCCTCGAGCGGGTCACTCA ATCAATCACGCTTCTCCCTGGGGACGTTATCCTAACGGGCACTCCCGCCGGTGTTGGAATGCATCGTAAGCCGGCAGAATTCTTGAAGCCGGGTGACGTTATAGATAGCGAAATCGAAGGACTCGGAATGATCAAGAACAAGGTCGTAGCAGATTCCTAA
- the LOC131259325 gene encoding odorant receptor 56a isoform X2, which translates to MELKEEWILADEVFENPLLRSNLLGLKYYGLLLHDTQSFKKMHCFRGAVFTLSMVLFNFTQYIDLGQVWGSVSDMTANAATTLLFTTTIFRIIFFYVHRTRFNNIIRLANEGIKRIVKDAWVDEQKILISNVRYLKRLSVVFWSCALITANTMCVFSLVQYFMYERSPDDRSEEEKGGCILRSWYPTSPGNDHFVEIYLIQLYIMYVGQLIVPSWHMFIVTLMIYGRIECNVLNHRVRSLARYHKVHEAEGIPTKSGSFDPVDNPERRALIIDCVKRQSKLVAFTRELEQLTRAAVFLDFVVFSVLLCALLLEASITTSVVQMFIDICYITTMTTILFLYYWHANEINVCANQLSMSAYTSDWYRYDRTTNQMLQLFIMYSNRPLKMHAFFITMSLDTFLAILRASYSYFTILKQLTD; encoded by the exons ATGGAGCTCAAGGAAGAGTGGATTTTGGCGGATGAAGTTTTCGAAAACCCGCTCCTAAGGTCGAACCTTTTAGGGCTAAAATACTACGGTTTGTTACTGCATGATACACAGTCCTTTAAAAAGATGCACTGCTTCCGTGGCGCAGTGTTCACGCTATCGATGGTTTTGTTCAACTTTACACAGTACATCGATTTGGGACAGGTTTGGGGTTCCGTTTCGGATATGACGGCAAATGCGGCCACGACGTTGCTGTTCACGACCACCATTTTCCGTATCATCTTCTTTTATGTACATCGAACAA GATTCAACAACATTATTCGTTTGGCCAATGAAGGAATTAAACGGATTGTAAAGGACGCTTGGGTGGACGAGCAGAAAATACTGATCAGCAATGTACGGTATCTGAAACGGCTGTCTGTTGTGTTCTGGAGTTGCGCCTTGATTACCGCCAATacgatgtgtgttttttcattGGTCCAATATTTCATGTATGAACGGTCACCAGATGATCGTTCGGAGGAAGAAAAGGGTGGCTGT ATTCTCAGATCCTGGTATCCTACATCGCCGGGGAATGACCATTTCGTCGAGATCTATCTGATCCAGCTGTACATCATGTACGTGGGTCAATTGATCGTACCCTCGTGGCACATGTTCATAGTTACTCTTATGATCTACGGACGCATCGAGTGCAATGTCCTGAACCATCGTGTACGTTCTCTCGCTCGTTACCATAAGGTGCATGAAGCGGAGGGAATCCCAACGAAATCCGGCTCATTCGATCCGGTGGACAATCCCGAACGTCGCGCGCTGATAATCGATTGCGTGAAGCGCCAGTCGAAGCTGGTAGCGTTTACCAGAGAATTAGAGCAGCTGACCAGGGCGGCCGTTTTTCTTGACTTTGTCGTGTTCTCGGTACTCCTCTGTGCTCTGCTACTCGAAGCATCGATAACCACTTCCGTGGTGCAGATGTTTATCGACATTTGTTACATCACGACCATGACCACGATCCTGTTCCTCTACTATTGGCACGCGAATGAGATTAACGTTTGT GCCAATCAACTATCGATGTCGGCGTACACCAGCGACTGGTATCGGTACGATCGTACGACCAACCAAATGCTTCAGCTCTTTATCATGTACAGCAATCGACCGTTGAAAATGCACGCATTCTTCATCACGATGTCTTTGGATACGTTTTTGGCG ATATTACGTGCATCATACAGCTACTTTACGATCCTTAAACAATTGACCGATTAA